One genomic segment of Halalkalicoccus jeotgali B3 includes these proteins:
- a CDS encoding twin-arginine translocation signal domain-containing protein, which yields MTSDSNSQQDSTTPQADASAAAPFFTRRRLIKGTAGVAGAGAMVGLGLWYGAQPSLAETFSENENGTVEVVTNDGELTDVSVAPVFEMNWSDFGDGVADFTFTIDAQVGTDGPTETIYDVTGMTDASDATVDSFTSDDLSSYNGTATITCAQQSILGTGITADSFPSAVSDGATETQDVTLTLSASGTTNSGGSASGDPVDATFTVSIENPDSAVTTSLNETNAEVEANNSST from the coding sequence ATGACATCCGACTCAAACTCACAACAAGATAGTACAACCCCCCAAGCAGACGCGAGTGCAGCAGCACCATTCTTCACTCGTCGACGTCTCATCAAAGGAACTGCCGGAGTGGCCGGTGCCGGTGCAATGGTCGGTCTTGGACTCTGGTACGGTGCTCAGCCCTCACTTGCCGAAACGTTCTCTGAAAACGAAAATGGAACCGTTGAAGTCGTGACCAATGATGGAGAACTCACCGATGTTAGTGTGGCACCGGTTTTCGAAATGAATTGGTCCGATTTCGGCGATGGTGTTGCCGATTTCACCTTCACTATTGACGCGCAGGTTGGCACTGATGGCCCGACAGAGACAATCTATGATGTGACAGGGATGACTGATGCCAGCGATGCCACTGTCGATTCGTTCACTAGTGACGATCTTTCCAGTTATAATGGAACTGCTACTATCACTTGCGCACAACAATCAATTCTTGGAACGGGAATTACGGCCGATAGTTTCCCATCCGCTGTTTCTGATGGCGCGACGGAAACGCAGGATGTGACATTGACGCTTTCAGCTAGCGGAACAACGAACTCCGGTGGATCAGCCAGTGGTGATCCTGTTGATGCTACGTTTACTGTCTCCATCGAGAATCCTGACTCAGCCGTTACAACGTCGCTCAACGAGACCAACGCCGAAGTCGAAGCGAACAACAGCAGTACCTGA
- a CDS encoding phosphatase PAP2 family protein, which produces MGFRAAMPSGVRWCGVGSRWWSEKANVRYAWLALASVVIVTVSLSRVVLGVHYVIDVVVGTVIGIVVLGGLYKITDHGSAPGRVLAFAAGIGVLGLIHGVTFDSVAAVGSAVGAWLTWRAIGDLTPAHPLNRREVVAGLAVFGLAGGFFALLYFLKPPLSVTFFGAAIAVGGVIGAPLIGNRFVVQSEER; this is translated from the coding sequence ATGGGTTTCCGAGCGGCCATGCCCTCGGGAGTACGCTGGTGTGGGGTGGGTTCGCGCTGGTGGTCGGAAAAGGCAAACGTTCGTTATGCGTGGCTCGCGCTCGCGAGCGTCGTAATCGTCACTGTCTCGCTTTCGAGAGTCGTCTTGGGGGTTCACTATGTCATCGACGTCGTAGTCGGAACCGTCATCGGGATCGTCGTTCTGGGAGGACTCTACAAGATCACTGATCACGGCAGTGCCCCTGGCCGGGTACTCGCGTTCGCCGCGGGTATCGGAGTGCTGGGATTGATTCACGGAGTTACCTTCGATAGCGTCGCTGCTGTCGGGAGCGCTGTTGGGGCGTGGCTCACTTGGCGTGCCATCGGTGATTTGACGCCAGCTCACCCATTGAATCGCCGGGAGGTTGTTGCCGGTCTCGCTGTCTTCGGACTTGCTGGCGGTTTCTTCGCGCTTTTGTATTTCCTCAAACCGCCGCTTTCGGTCACGTTTTTCGGCGCTGCTATTGCTGTCGGCGGTGTCATTGGTGCACCGTTGATTGGTAACCGATTCGTCGTGCAGTCGGAAGAACGATAG
- a CDS encoding HAD hydrolase-like protein → MRSVYVSGVVSVADAGAYKPHRASYDLCCDEYDVAPHEVVFVTAHTFDLVGAKAIGMRGAFLNRHENPYGSWIHQPDITVADTGELADVLLS, encoded by the coding sequence ATACGCTCGGTCTACGTATCCGGCGTTGTATCGGTCGCTGATGCTGGCGCATACAAACCACACCGAGCGTCGTACGACCTCTGCTGTGACGAATACGATGTCGCACCCCATGAGGTCGTATTCGTCACCGCTCACACGTTCGATCTCGTAGGGGCGAAGGCGATCGGAATGCGTGGGGCGTTTCTTAACAGACACGAGAATCCGTATGGAAGCTGGATTCACCAACCGGATATCACCGTCGCCGATACAGGAGAGTTAGCAGATGTACTGCTGTCATAG
- a CDS encoding DUF7342 family protein — MSNTEAPDSPPSFEDPFRGDDVEQRIYGTILQTRKPTTASDIATRVECDPKTARKYLGWFADLGIVTQYDGHPTTYERNDAYFEWRRVNQLAAEHSVESLQEHVHQLTTRIATYEETYDAKTPAAVDALRVAEENDDRTIDDVYSDLGDWATAHEERKRYERARQQRVSTETEQASG; from the coding sequence ATGTCCAATACAGAAGCGCCAGATTCTCCACCGTCGTTCGAAGATCCATTTCGCGGTGATGACGTCGAACAACGTATCTACGGGACGATCCTGCAGACACGGAAGCCGACGACAGCAAGTGATATCGCCACACGAGTCGAGTGCGATCCAAAAACTGCCCGGAAATACTTGGGCTGGTTTGCCGATCTCGGAATCGTCACACAGTATGACGGTCATCCGACCACATACGAGCGCAACGATGCATACTTTGAGTGGCGACGTGTCAACCAGCTTGCTGCCGAACACTCCGTCGAATCACTCCAAGAGCACGTCCACCAGCTAACGACGCGAATCGCTACATACGAAGAGACATACGACGCCAAGACGCCGGCAGCCGTCGACGCTCTCAGAGTCGCGGAGGAGAACGACGACAGGACGATCGACGATGTCTACAGCGACCTCGGTGACTGGGCGACCGCTCACGAGGAGCGAAAGCGCTACGAACGTGCTCGCCAGCAACGAGTTAGTACCGAGACCGAGCAGGCATCTGGGTAG
- a CDS encoding Tm-1-like ATP-binding domain-containing protein, producing MAVVIVGTLDTKGEEIGFAKDIIEAQGVDVHVVDVGVMSEPEFEPDTSASEVAKATDTTLDHLRDEGNRGEAMEAMGEGAAVVAQQLYEEEELDGILGLGGSGNTSVATTAMRTLPVGVPKLMVSTMASGDTEPYVGARDIAMLYSVADIEGLNQLSQKIIANAALAMVGMVANEPDVELKDRPTVGITMFGVTTPCVQTAREHLEEMGYETIVFHATGTGGRAMESLVEEGIIDGVLDVTTTEWADELIGGVLNAGPDRLEAAGAAGIPQVVSTGALDMVNFGPRDSVPEEFEGRQFYIHNPQVTLMRTKPEENAELGKIIAEKLNTATGPTALTIPLGGVSMIDIEGEDFHDPEADTALFEALRDHIHENIELIELETDINDETFATTIAEKLDEYMRTAGTGPVS from the coding sequence ATGGCCGTTGTCATCGTCGGTACGCTGGATACAAAAGGTGAGGAGATCGGCTTCGCCAAAGACATTATCGAAGCTCAGGGCGTGGACGTCCACGTTGTCGACGTTGGCGTAATGAGCGAGCCAGAGTTCGAACCGGACACAAGTGCGAGTGAAGTAGCCAAAGCGACGGACACAACGCTCGATCACCTCCGTGATGAGGGCAACCGAGGTGAAGCTATGGAAGCTATGGGTGAGGGAGCAGCCGTCGTCGCCCAACAGCTCTATGAGGAGGAGGAACTTGACGGAATTCTCGGTCTCGGTGGGTCGGGTAATACGTCCGTCGCGACAACTGCCATGCGGACGTTACCCGTTGGCGTCCCCAAACTGATGGTATCGACTATGGCGTCTGGCGACACCGAACCGTACGTTGGCGCCCGGGATATTGCTATGCTGTACTCTGTTGCGGACATCGAGGGTCTGAACCAGCTCTCACAGAAGATCATCGCCAACGCTGCGCTGGCGATGGTCGGAATGGTCGCTAACGAACCCGATGTCGAACTCAAGGACAGACCGACTGTCGGTATCACGATGTTCGGCGTTACAACGCCGTGTGTACAGACTGCGCGGGAGCATCTCGAAGAAATGGGGTATGAAACTATTGTTTTTCACGCTACGGGAACTGGAGGGCGGGCGATGGAGTCGCTCGTCGAGGAGGGTATCATCGACGGCGTTCTCGACGTGACGACGACAGAATGGGCGGACGAACTCATCGGTGGTGTCCTTAACGCCGGTCCAGACCGCCTTGAGGCCGCGGGAGCGGCAGGGATTCCACAGGTCGTTTCCACCGGTGCGCTTGATATGGTCAACTTCGGCCCTCGTGATTCGGTGCCCGAAGAATTCGAGGGACGGCAATTCTACATCCACAATCCACAGGTTACTCTCATGCGAACTAAACCTGAGGAAAACGCCGAACTGGGGAAAATTATCGCCGAGAAGCTCAATACTGCCACAGGACCGACGGCACTCACGATACCGCTTGGTGGAGTTTCCATGATCGACATCGAAGGGGAGGACTTTCACGACCCCGAGGCCGACACAGCGCTCTTTGAGGCACTCCGAGACCACATCCACGAGAATATAGAACTCATCGAACTGGAGACGGACATCAACGACGAGACTTTCGCCACCACTATCGCTGAGAAACTCGACGAATATATGCGAACTGCCGGCACTGGCCCTGTATCATAA
- a CDS encoding phosphoenolpyruvate hydrolase family protein, with translation MQFTRDESLARLEETVSNGEPIIGAGAGTGISAKFAELGGVDLLIIYNSGRYRMNGRGSLAGLLPYGDANEIVVEMGHEVIPVVEDTPVLAGVNGTDPFRQMDVFIEDLQRRGFSGVQNFPTVGLIDEDSQFRQNIEETGMGYDKEVDMIQEAAEQDMLTCPYVFTEEQAREMAEAGADVIVSHMGLTTSGDIGAATALDLETAAERVQAHHDAATDVNDDVLVICHGGPIAWPDDAEYVLNNTTGVVGFFGASSIERLPTEEAIEKQAHEFKEIEF, from the coding sequence ATGCAATTTACTCGGGACGAGTCGCTCGCACGACTCGAAGAAACAGTATCGAACGGGGAACCAATAATCGGTGCCGGTGCAGGAACCGGTATCTCCGCAAAGTTCGCCGAGCTCGGCGGCGTAGATCTGCTCATTATCTATAACTCCGGGAGATACCGCATGAATGGCCGAGGGTCGCTGGCCGGATTACTTCCGTATGGTGATGCAAACGAGATCGTCGTCGAAATGGGTCACGAGGTGATCCCCGTCGTTGAAGATACCCCTGTGCTCGCAGGTGTTAACGGAACTGACCCCTTCCGCCAAATGGACGTGTTCATCGAGGACCTGCAACGACGTGGATTCTCCGGCGTTCAGAACTTCCCGACCGTTGGGCTTATCGACGAGGACAGTCAGTTTCGCCAGAACATCGAAGAGACCGGGATGGGCTACGACAAGGAGGTCGACATGATACAGGAAGCTGCGGAGCAGGATATGCTCACTTGTCCATACGTCTTCACCGAGGAACAGGCCCGCGAGATGGCCGAAGCGGGTGCCGACGTCATCGTCTCGCACATGGGATTAACGACCTCCGGCGACATCGGTGCGGCAACCGCCCTCGACCTTGAGACCGCAGCCGAGCGCGTGCAGGCACATCACGATGCCGCAACGGACGTCAACGACGACGTACTGGTCATCTGCCACGGCGGTCCGATTGCCTGGCCCGACGACGCCGAATACGTCTTGAACAATACTACGGGCGTCGTCGGCTTTTTCGGCGCGTCTAGTATTGAACGGCTTCCCACGGAGGAGGCGATTGAGAAGCAGGCCCACGAATTCAAGGAGATCGAGTTTTAG
- a CDS encoding LURP-one-related/scramblase family protein: MTAATDYDITGIELTDEQYTVDQSLFRNRYTVRDAAGTTVLKSKQKMLKMKEEFPFVDANGTIVFTVKASGILDVAGKYLLTDAQTGKDLVILDNDYSLLQDTWTIRDSETGATLAKITSRGALATLARKKLPLSGLIQYKYEITDTDSGHVGTIRSKLSLRDRYEITIDDASTVPKEPIVAAAIVIDAIQGN, translated from the coding sequence ATGACCGCAGCAACGGATTACGATATCACCGGAATCGAACTCACCGATGAGCAGTATACCGTCGACCAGAGCCTCTTCCGGAACAGATACACCGTTCGTGACGCCGCTGGCACCACCGTTCTCAAGAGCAAACAGAAGATGCTCAAAATGAAAGAGGAGTTCCCGTTTGTCGATGCCAACGGCACTATTGTCTTTACCGTGAAAGCAAGCGGCATCCTTGACGTTGCGGGCAAGTACCTACTCACGGATGCACAAACAGGGAAAGATCTCGTAATCCTCGATAACGACTATTCGCTGCTCCAAGATACCTGGACGATTCGTGATAGCGAGACGGGCGCTACACTCGCCAAAATCACCTCCCGTGGTGCACTCGCAACACTGGCTCGGAAGAAGCTGCCACTCAGCGGATTGATTCAGTACAAATACGAAATTACTGATACAGACAGTGGACATGTCGGGACGATTCGTAGCAAACTCTCGCTCCGTGACCGCTACGAAATCACTATCGACGATGCGAGTACGGTCCCGAAAGAGCCGATTGTTGCTGCGGCAATCGTCATTGACGCGATTCAAGGCAACTAA
- a CDS encoding glycoside hydrolase family 97 protein, which translates to MSDKNKTAGSEWFGSVNKFRPIVASTRRSVLKGATALGVGSAAGTGIGASESSSSEMASLHEADPWTVISPDGSIEATIARNDVADVDSDLPDGEGFTLTVEHDGTTVLEPSPLGISTFSADFVTELSVTGVEVETISETININGGQRSQFQHEAKQATLTLESEAGTLQIDLRVANDGAAYRYRLPGDGDVVVTNEASSFRLPNDSQTWLAPFGEAYEGLWNETSAESASGAYGFPVLSEVGNDSWLLLTEADVTGRYGASHLFVDDADDEGSDEATDENEDTDYDDNPYLFELVFADTFGLSETISSTLPLATPWRTAIIGDLASVTESNLVLALNDPSNVEDTSWIEPGRVAWSWWSDSGSPQDLEVQKQYVDYASEQGWEFSLVDRGWDRDWMSELVEYADDQSVDIIAWLPWYYVNDETKREAVLSRLADWGVSGIKVDYMNADFQQYMEFYDEILEATADCELMINFHGSTLPRGRRRQWPHLMTNEAGRGAEYYKFGELTPTHNVILPFTRNVVGPLDYTPVTFSADDRETSDGHELALSVVYQSDWQHFADSVESYRDRPIAERFLSEVPAVWDESTLVNGRPGEEATIARRSNNEWYVGSIIAGEARTVDVPLSFLQDDDEYTAELIHDSSGGNGLEATETTVTADDTLSLDVPVNGGFTLHIR; encoded by the coding sequence ATGTCTGATAAAAACAAAACAGCAGGATCAGAGTGGTTTGGTTCAGTGAATAAATTTCGACCTATCGTCGCGAGTACTCGCCGGTCAGTACTGAAAGGAGCAACCGCTCTTGGGGTCGGGAGTGCTGCTGGTACTGGGATCGGAGCGAGTGAATCTTCGTCCTCCGAGATGGCATCACTTCACGAAGCGGATCCTTGGACTGTCATCAGTCCGGATGGATCGATCGAAGCAACGATTGCGCGGAATGACGTTGCCGACGTAGATTCGGATTTGCCTGATGGAGAGGGATTTACTCTTACAGTTGAGCATGATGGGACTACCGTACTCGAACCATCTCCACTCGGAATCAGCACGTTTTCAGCGGATTTCGTCACTGAGTTATCCGTAACCGGAGTCGAGGTTGAAACGATTTCGGAGACGATCAATATCAATGGCGGACAGCGCTCACAGTTCCAGCATGAGGCAAAACAAGCAACGCTGACGCTTGAATCGGAGGCCGGAACACTACAAATCGACTTGCGCGTGGCGAACGATGGTGCTGCCTATCGGTATCGACTCCCCGGCGATGGGGATGTTGTCGTTACTAATGAAGCAAGTTCATTTCGATTACCCAACGATTCCCAAACGTGGCTGGCTCCATTCGGCGAAGCCTATGAGGGACTGTGGAACGAGACATCGGCTGAGTCCGCAAGCGGCGCCTATGGCTTCCCGGTTCTATCTGAGGTTGGTAACGATTCATGGCTGTTGCTGACCGAGGCTGATGTCACGGGCCGGTACGGTGCATCACATCTATTCGTCGATGACGCGGACGACGAGGGTTCGGATGAAGCGACTGACGAGAACGAAGATACGGATTACGATGATAATCCCTATCTCTTCGAGTTGGTCTTCGCCGACACATTCGGGCTTTCCGAGACGATCAGCAGCACACTCCCGCTCGCAACACCGTGGCGGACAGCAATCATTGGTGATTTGGCTTCCGTAACGGAGTCGAATCTCGTACTCGCTCTCAATGATCCCTCGAATGTCGAAGACACATCATGGATAGAGCCTGGGCGAGTCGCCTGGTCATGGTGGTCCGACAGCGGGAGCCCACAGGACCTCGAGGTACAGAAACAGTACGTCGACTATGCCAGTGAACAAGGATGGGAATTCTCACTGGTTGATCGCGGGTGGGATCGCGACTGGATGTCCGAACTTGTCGAGTACGCGGATGATCAGAGTGTCGACATCATTGCGTGGCTCCCTTGGTACTACGTAAATGACGAAACCAAGCGCGAAGCGGTGTTATCCCGATTGGCCGACTGGGGCGTCAGTGGAATCAAGGTCGATTATATGAACGCTGATTTCCAGCAGTATATGGAGTTTTATGACGAGATTCTTGAAGCCACTGCGGACTGTGAATTGATGATTAATTTTCATGGTTCAACCCTTCCGAGAGGCCGGCGTCGCCAGTGGCCACATCTAATGACAAATGAAGCGGGGCGGGGCGCGGAGTACTACAAGTTCGGTGAACTCACACCGACCCACAATGTGATTCTTCCATTCACGCGCAATGTTGTTGGACCGCTAGACTATACACCGGTTACGTTCTCTGCTGACGATCGTGAAACAAGCGATGGCCACGAGTTGGCGCTCTCGGTTGTCTATCAGTCCGACTGGCAACACTTCGCCGATAGTGTTGAGAGCTACCGGGACCGGCCGATCGCAGAACGCTTCTTGAGTGAAGTTCCCGCCGTTTGGGATGAGTCTACGCTTGTTAATGGGCGACCGGGCGAGGAAGCGACAATCGCCCGTCGATCGAACAACGAGTGGTACGTCGGATCAATCATTGCCGGGGAAGCACGAACTGTCGACGTTCCTCTCTCATTCCTTCAAGATGATGACGAATACACGGCGGAGTTGATTCATGATAGTTCCGGTGGAAACGGTCTTGAAGCCACAGAGACGACTGTCACAGCTGACGATACTCTTTCCCTTGATGTGCCAGTAAACGGAGGATTCACCCTGCATATTCGCTAA
- a CDS encoding amidohydrolase family protein translates to MRDNTTHREEKFTHTRRDHLKGVLGGVALSGLSAGGFAYTAAGHADNEDIREGTEVTVTDGTNIALTASPDGESVVMDLHGLLFRLPREGGEAEQLTDVELEPTQPDYAPDGARIAFQGYGDGNFDIWTMAADGSDIQQITDGFWDDRKPQWSPDGTQIAFSSDRNENYDIWTVDIETGDLQQWTDDSSENFEPTWSPDGTEIAYVADPTGEYGDGDDSPITIEAVNQDGETRTLVSGQMGQTLHSPSWSPNGEDLAYVRINEQENRTGDIDLMVSESPVTDGEDVFIFTPHWLSTDEILYSADGNVRTLDLDSGTSSNVPFSATFDVPALDYDQKSYDFDNTGACEVQGILTPRLSPDGEHVAFIALNDLWLMRIGQPPQRITDDSFYQADPAWSPDGRYVTYSSDENGTQDLYVHDLQTGENQQVTARDDAVVAATWSPDGSKIAFQNQHRTTLIAEVERSENEIELSDGQEAIRPLFLPGRPTWSADGNTVAVAAVKQYSDRFRSGTSQILTVDIETGEETFYPPGEEFKSLSTRGNDGPVWSPDGRWMAFVVESTLRVMPVDEAGEPTGPATQITEEATDAPTWSGDSEWLLYLNNGTLKKVRRDGSETQDVPIHQLNYHRDQPAGRTVIHVGKLWDGTSQDVQEDVNITVVNNRIQKVVPDSEPPNGDYVDASDLTVIPGLWDSHVHQTFSDCFFGDRMGRINLAYGITSTVSPGDRVYSAIEQREAIESGDRTGPRFFASGEPIDGSRVYYGFIGRPTTSLEQIPLELSRAIELNYDFVKTYVRLNAKRMAAVTDAAHEELGVPVKSHYLAPGGLVGQDGTTHLSATQRLGYARTESATSQTYDDVINLYGEGERSVITTVFTSDFILADDVEDDPRLQLFIPGESIDTPGPTGLAARDDLRESVADNTEFPSDPDCETSLCRNVTTFKNIFDAGGVVLTGTDMPLDYPGIGVHGNLRPLAAYGFSPYEALLTATRYAAEEQGVADDLGTLESGKLADMVFVEGNPLEQIEDATDVRMTMKNGELFTIQDLVEPFSADET, encoded by the coding sequence ATGAGAGATAATACCACACATAGAGAAGAAAAATTCACACATACCCGACGGGATCATCTAAAAGGAGTTCTGGGTGGTGTAGCACTGTCGGGGCTTTCGGCTGGTGGATTTGCGTACACTGCGGCAGGTCATGCAGATAACGAAGATATACGCGAAGGAACGGAGGTGACAGTGACAGACGGCACTAATATTGCGCTCACTGCATCACCTGATGGAGAATCGGTTGTGATGGATCTCCATGGGCTCCTCTTTCGCCTGCCAAGAGAAGGGGGCGAAGCAGAACAACTGACTGATGTCGAATTAGAACCTACTCAGCCCGACTATGCGCCAGATGGAGCGCGTATTGCATTTCAAGGCTATGGAGATGGGAACTTCGATATCTGGACGATGGCTGCCGACGGCAGCGATATCCAACAGATAACTGATGGGTTTTGGGACGATCGAAAACCTCAATGGTCTCCTGATGGCACTCAAATCGCTTTTTCCTCTGATCGGAACGAAAACTATGACATTTGGACAGTAGATATCGAGACTGGCGACCTACAGCAATGGACGGACGATTCCAGTGAGAATTTCGAACCAACGTGGTCTCCTGATGGAACTGAAATCGCGTACGTCGCCGATCCTACCGGAGAATATGGTGATGGCGACGATTCGCCAATAACAATCGAAGCAGTCAATCAGGACGGTGAGACCCGGACGCTTGTCTCCGGCCAAATGGGACAAACGCTCCATTCGCCATCGTGGTCTCCAAACGGAGAAGACCTTGCCTACGTTCGCATTAACGAACAGGAGAACCGAACAGGGGACATCGATCTAATGGTCTCCGAGTCACCGGTAACCGACGGAGAAGACGTCTTCATCTTTACTCCTCACTGGTTGTCCACAGATGAGATCTTGTATTCTGCTGATGGCAACGTCAGAACACTGGATCTGGACTCTGGTACGTCATCTAATGTTCCATTCAGCGCTACTTTTGACGTGCCCGCGCTCGATTATGACCAGAAGTCATATGACTTTGACAATACGGGTGCGTGTGAGGTACAGGGAATTCTAACCCCACGGCTGAGCCCGGATGGCGAGCATGTGGCGTTTATCGCGTTGAACGATCTCTGGCTAATGCGTATTGGGCAACCACCGCAACGCATTACAGACGACTCATTCTATCAGGCCGACCCAGCGTGGTCTCCTGATGGCCGATATGTAACCTACTCATCCGATGAAAATGGAACGCAAGATCTGTACGTACACGATCTGCAAACCGGTGAGAATCAGCAAGTCACTGCGCGGGACGATGCTGTAGTAGCGGCGACGTGGTCCCCGGACGGCTCCAAAATCGCATTTCAGAACCAACATAGAACGACCCTAATTGCCGAGGTAGAACGTAGCGAGAACGAGATAGAACTCAGTGATGGTCAGGAGGCCATACGACCACTGTTTCTTCCAGGCCGTCCAACGTGGTCAGCGGATGGAAATACAGTGGCTGTGGCGGCTGTTAAACAGTATTCGGACCGATTCCGGTCGGGCACAAGCCAGATCTTGACTGTCGATATCGAAACTGGGGAAGAGACCTTTTATCCGCCGGGTGAGGAGTTCAAATCGCTCTCAACACGGGGTAATGACGGTCCTGTTTGGTCACCAGACGGACGCTGGATGGCCTTCGTGGTTGAAAGCACCTTACGTGTCATGCCAGTCGATGAAGCCGGTGAACCGACCGGCCCGGCAACACAGATCACAGAGGAAGCCACAGATGCACCGACATGGAGTGGTGATTCGGAGTGGCTCTTATACTTGAACAATGGAACACTGAAAAAGGTCAGGCGTGACGGGAGCGAAACACAGGATGTTCCAATTCACCAACTCAACTATCATCGCGATCAACCGGCCGGTCGTACCGTCATCCATGTCGGAAAGTTGTGGGATGGTACGAGCCAAGACGTTCAAGAGGACGTCAATATCACCGTCGTCAACAATCGAATTCAGAAGGTTGTGCCAGATAGTGAGCCGCCGAATGGTGACTATGTAGATGCATCCGATCTCACAGTAATCCCAGGCCTCTGGGATTCGCACGTTCACCAGACGTTTAGTGATTGCTTCTTCGGGGACCGAATGGGACGGATCAATCTCGCGTACGGGATTACATCAACAGTCTCTCCCGGTGACCGTGTTTACAGTGCCATCGAACAGCGCGAAGCGATAGAGTCTGGAGATCGGACCGGACCGCGTTTCTTTGCAAGCGGTGAACCGATCGACGGCTCGCGCGTCTATTATGGCTTTATCGGTCGGCCCACTACGAGTCTGGAACAAATCCCCTTAGAACTGTCACGGGCAATAGAGCTCAATTACGACTTCGTGAAAACATACGTTCGATTAAACGCTAAACGTATGGCTGCGGTTACCGATGCCGCCCATGAAGAACTCGGCGTACCAGTCAAATCGCACTACCTTGCTCCAGGTGGTCTTGTTGGGCAAGACGGAACAACACATCTGTCCGCAACCCAACGCCTTGGCTATGCCCGAACGGAATCCGCGACAAGCCAAACCTATGATGATGTCATCAACCTCTACGGTGAAGGAGAACGGTCAGTCATAACGACAGTCTTCACGTCCGATTTTATTCTTGCTGACGATGTCGAGGACGACCCTCGATTGCAGCTATTTATTCCTGGAGAAAGTATCGACACACCGGGTCCAACTGGACTGGCGGCCCGTGATGATTTACGAGAGAGCGTCGCGGATAACACAGAATTCCCCTCGGATCCTGATTGTGAGACTAGCCTATGTAGAAATGTAACGACCTTCAAAAATATATTTGATGCGGGTGGAGTAGTGCTTACGGGCACGGATATGCCATTGGACTATCCTGGTATTGGAGTACACGGAAATCTGCGTCCCTTGGCTGCGTATGGGTTCTCCCCATACGAGGCCCTCTTGACAGCAACGCGATATGCCGCTGAAGAGCAAGGAGTTGCCGATGATCTTGGAACACTTGAA